From the genome of Papaver somniferum cultivar HN1 chromosome 2, ASM357369v1, whole genome shotgun sequence, one region includes:
- the LOC113354369 gene encoding bidirectional sugar transporter SWEET14-like: MAAPSLVVFVFGILGNIVSFLVYLAPLQTFYRVYKRKSSEGFQSLPYVVALFSAMLWMYYGLLKSEKSLLIPINAVGCTIESLYIIIYLVYAPQPARFSTVKMLLMVNVISFGTILLSTYYLIHKASVRLTALGWICSVFSVCVFAAPLMIMRKVIRTKSVEFLPFPLSCCLTLCAVMWFFYGLLVKDYYIALPNVLGFIFGIAQMLLYVIYRNAKKDVVPVPEVALNVVDLTKLETDMDKNKKETGAPDTHQIIICDGVDPAVVIVRPTETIV; this comes from the exons GCAAACATTTTACAGGGTTTATAAGAGGAAATCATCAGAAGGGTTTCAATCACTGCCGTATGTAGTAGCACTGTTTAGTGCCATGTTATGGATGTATTATGGTTTGCTAAAGAGTGAAAAATCCCTGCTAATTCCTATCAATGCTGTTGGATGCACCATCGAATCTCTCTACATCATTATCTACTTGGTTTATGCTCCTCAACCAGCAAGA TTTTCTACAGTAAAGATGTTGCTCATGGTGAACGTAATATCATTTGGAACAATCTTACTTTCTACATACTACTTGATTCACAAGGCATCGGTGCGATTAACAGCTCTTGGTTGGATTTGCTCTGTATTTTCAGTCTGCGTATTCGCTGCTCCTCTCATGATTATG AGAAAAGTGATAAGGACAAAGAGTGTCGAATTTTTGCCATTTCCCTTATCTTGCTGTCTCACACTATGTGCCGTGATGTGGTTCTTTTATGGTCTGTTGGTGAAGGATTACTACATTGCA TTGCCAAACGTATTAGGGTTCATCTTCGGGATTGCTCAGATGTTGCTATACGTAATCTACAGAAATGCAAAGAAAGATGTCGTACCAGTACCAGAAGTAGCCCTAAACGTCGTCGATTTAACCAAACTCGAGACGGACATggataaaaacaaaaaagaaactgGAGCGCCCGACACTCACCAGATCATAATTTGCGACGGCGTCGACCCTGCAGTAGTGATCGTCAGGCCAACTGAAACCATTGTGTGA